Proteins co-encoded in one Populus trichocarpa isolate Nisqually-1 chromosome 10, P.trichocarpa_v4.1, whole genome shotgun sequence genomic window:
- the LOC7477064 gene encoding uncharacterized protein LOC7477064 isoform X2: MADFYTVFIDTTLDTHLAFIVSASDTVSDLKKKILHEHKLCFPTNGDIKIHALKVKRRGILYHLSESMFVKSAFDGTGKNWFVSVDASTIEENIDNLAAQLDESSRLAKQRASVAEQLGLDFAGNEELNNSSIVAYKGDCYRKVMSLADDNNGSNPPILEKYDEPGKEKEVQATPTGSVGGGSGDGIGDMQGSAPSDGALTTGSGAKKKNKRKRKSKDITDDLSGKEKEASGCQSGENESQQESAANKRRKIEEENRGDGSVKENEIVLSDSNKEISKHPTISQHYLVNNQKNAHAALHCLSSETLDGLSLLAASQGSGKGNKKKKSVNPLNLETAAVPSSTDVTGETMEVNPKDFSKEPDTVPVPVQGVTISESCAVSVKEKHTDPVQEDGRPSSQGIDMSDTDTTNAKSRHDAPELAAASAAKKRSPKNTILDDSQKPATDQVDGLEEEREALHPGSMLHEKCKPSDMRSKEAVNTSELVEASETVYPGTHSKKRKKSKRTRALLSTTLTLGTENVKSSTTADAASIEPHKDVNGDDSNYKGNQEDSNLAEKEMEEVSEMDKDVAVTSQLAGASEAVNPGTPSKKKKKSKRTRDLLSRTPGSGTENANSSAAAATSSNDHHKAASGDDSKDRVNQEESNLHAKEGKEVVEKDKVVVASELVEASETVNPGTPSKKRKKSKRTTDLLIRTPASGTEHVNISAAADAASTEPHEAVNGNDSTDKVNQEEINLLAKEGKEVSEVDREVVVTSELVEASEAVNCGTPLKKRKKSKRTRDLLSGTPTSGTEPNSSVADTSPTERHNSVNGDDSNDNGNKEENSMAAKKGKVVLEMDAASTFRLATDTEIDDVIENVVKSAVNGCPSKIDHSDKAGHGMEVSCRSDRINFNEYFVPNQDLGKTAASGEVLVDKATKAKQVGGMNSNKKKKKLDALSRVPSFDLHGSSRLNVNDGIGEKPPAGGVKVPPSSKSDKISSTPAEARKSGALGLVVTNTFAKNNKEPSAASYSSLESSRKTRARGHGSDKQHNQTNGREVSPANVEGVVNSSQRKKSLIGKSGTIFQDDNYEHSAEDRTESSDSSTRTPSDNSLSSDYSDGESNSDFNSSQNGYYCLKSKEGGGKNIKKPLSGLTLEKILRSSSRYKKAKLTASQSQLEDTENEPVDFVPDSQANP, encoded by the exons ATGGCCGATTTCTACACTGTCTTCATAGACACCACTCTCGACACTCACCTCGCCTTCATTGTCTCCGCTTCCGACACTGTCTCCGACCTCAAGA AGAAAATACTTCATGAACACAAGCTCTGTTTTCCGACCAACGGGGACATTAAAATTCATGCTTTGAAG GTAAAACGTCGAGGGATCTTGTACCATCTATCAGAATCCATGTTTGTAAAGAGTGCCTTTGATGGCACCGGTAAAAATTGGTTTGTTAGTGTTGATGCTTCTACTATAGAGGAGAATATTGACAACCTAGCAGCTCAG CTAGATGAGAGTAGTCGGCTTGCAAAACAGAGGGCTTCTGTTGCTGAACAGCTAGGTTTGGATTTTGCTGGAAACGaagaattaaataattcaaGCATAGTTGCATATAAAGGTGATTGTTACCGCAAGGTTATGTCACTGGCTGATGACAACAATGGGTCAAATCCTCCTATATTGGAGAAATATGATGAACCTGGCAAGGAAAAGGAAGTACAAGCAACACCAACTGGAAGTGTGGGAGGGGGTTCTGGGGATGGGATTGGTGATATGCAAGGCAGTGCACCATCAGATGGAGCTCTCACAACAGGATCTGGTgcgaagaaaaagaataaaaggaagaggAAAAGTAAGGATATTACAGATGACCTctctggaaaagaaaaggaggccTCAGGATGTCAATCTGGTGAAAATGAATCACAACAAGAGAGTGCTGCGAATAAAAGGCGTAAAATTGAGGAGGAAAACAGGGGTGATGGTTCTGTCAAGGAGAATGAAATTGTCCTTTCTGATTCTAATAAAGAGATATCCAAGCACCCTACAATCTCTCAGCACTATTTAGTAAACAATCAGAAAAATGCACACGCTGCTTTACACTGTTTATCTTCTGAAACTTTGGACGGTCTCAGTTTGCTAGCAGCCTCTCAAGGCAGTGGGAAGgggaacaagaaaaagaaatctgtAAATCCTCTTAATCTAGAAACTGCTGCTGTTCCTTCATCCACCGATGTTACAGGAGAGACCATGGAAGTTAACCCCAAGGATTTCAGCAAAGAGCCCGATACAGTACCTGTTCCTGTCCAGGGAGTAACAATTTCTGAGTCTTGCGCTGTCTCTGTGAAGGAAAAACACACAGATCCTGTCCAAGAAGATGGTAGACCCTCTTCACAAG GGATTGATATGAGTGACACGGATACTACCAATGCAAAAAGTAGACATGATGCCCCTGAACTAGCTGCTGCATCCGCTGCCAAAAAAAGGAGTCCAAAGAATACCATCCTTGACGATAGTCAGAAACCTGCAACTGATCAGGTTGATGGTCTCGAAGAGGAAAGAGAGGCATTGCACCCCGGATCTATGCTACATGAGAAGTGCAAACCATCTGACATGAGATCTAAAGAAGCAGTTAATACTTCTGAATTGGTTGAAGCTAGTGAAACTGTATATCCTGGGACACattcaaagaagagaaagaaatctaAGAGGACAAGGGCTTTGTTGAGCACAACGCTAACATTAGGTACCGAAAATGTTAAAAGCTCCACAACTGCTGACGCTGCTTCAATTGAGCCTCATAAAGACGTGAATGGGGATGATTCCAATTATAAAGGTAATCAAGAGGATAGCAATTTGGCTGAAAAGGAAATGGAAGAAGTATCAGAAATGGATAAAGATGTGGCTGTCACTTCTCAATTGGCTGGGGCTAGTGAAGCTGTGAATCCTGGGAcaccatcaaagaaaaaaaagaagtctaaAAGGACGAGGGATTTGTTAAGCAGAACACCAGGATCAGGTACAGAAAATGCAAATAGCTCTGCAGCTGCTGCCACTAGTTCAAACGACCACCATAAAGCTGCAAGTGGAGATGATTCCAAAGATAGAGTTAATCAAGAGGAAAGCAATTTGCATGCAAAGGAAGGGAAAGAAGTAGTGGAAAAGGATAAAGTTGTTGTCGCTTCTGAATTGGTTGAGGCTAGTGAAACTGTGAATCCTGGGACaccatcaaagaaaagaaagaagtccAAAAGGACAACAGATTTGTTAATCAGAACACCAGCATCAGGTACAGAACATGTTAATATCTCTGCTGCTGCTGACGCTGCTTCAACTGAGCCTCATGAAGCTGTGAATGGGAATGATTCCACTGATAAAGTTAACCAGGAGGAAATCAATCTGCTGGCGAAGGAAGGGAAAGAGGTATCGGAAGTGGATAGAGAAGTAGTGGTCACTTCTGAGTTAGTTGAGGCTAGTGAAGCTGTGAATTGTGGGACaccattaaagaaaagaaagaagtccAAACGGACTAGGGATTTATTAAGCGGAACACCAACATCAGGTACAGAACCTAATAGTTCTGTGGCTGACACTTCTCCTACTGAGCGTCATAATTCAGTGAATGGCGATGATTCCAATGATAATGGAAATAAAGAGGAAAACAGTATGGCTGCAAAGAAAGGGAAAGTGGTGTTAGAAATGGATGCAGCAAGTACTTTTCGTCTAGCTACTGATACAGAAATTGATGATGTGATTGAGAATGTAGTCAAATCTGCTGTCAATGGTTGTCCATCTAAAATTGATCATTCTGACAAAGCTGGTCATGGTATGGAAGTTTCCTGCAGAAGCGATAGGATCAACTTCAACGAGTACTTTGTGCCTAACCAAGACCTTGGCAAAACTGCTGCTTCTGGTGAGGTGCTTGTTGACAAAGcaacaaaagcaaaacaagTTGGTGGTATGAATtctaacaagaagaagaagaagctagaTGCACTTTCTCGTGTTCCATCATTTGATTTACATGGTTCATCAAGGTTAAATGTGAATGATGGAATTGGAGAAAAGCCTCCAGCTGGCGGGGTTAAAGTTCCACCATCTAGCAAGTCTGATAAGATCAGCTCCACTCCTGCAGAAGCTAGAAAATCTGGTGCTTTGGGGCTCGTTGTCACCAATACCTTTGCAAAGAACAACAAAGAACCCTCTGCTGCATCATATTCTAGCTTGGAAAGTTCTAGAAAAACAAGGGCTAGAGGGCATGGTTCAGATAAACAACACAATCAAACGAATGGTAGAGAAGTTTCCCCTGCTAATGTTGAGGGTGTTGTAAATAGTTCACAACGTAAAAAGAGCTTGATAGGAAAATCGGGCACAATATTCCAGGATGATAATTATGAGCATTCTGCAGAGGATAGAACTGAGAGTTCAGATTCCAGCACTAGAACTCCTTCAGATAATTCATTGTCTTCTGACTACTCAGACGGAGAAAGCAATTCAGATTTTAACTCATCTCAAAATG GATATTACTGCTTGAAAAGCAAGGAAGGTGGTGGAAAGAACATCAAAAAACCACT tTCAGGCCTGACCTTGGAGAAAATCCTTAGAAGTTCAAGCAGATATAAAAAGGCCAAGCTAACAGCTTCCCAGTCGCAGCTCGAGGACACTGAAAATGAGCCTGTTGATTTTGTTCCAGACAGCCAAGCAAACCCTTGA
- the LOC7477064 gene encoding uncharacterized protein LOC7477064 isoform X3 yields the protein MADFYTVFIDTTLDTHLAFIVSASDTVSDLKKKILHEHKLCFPTNGDIKIHALKVKRRGILYHLSESMFVKSAFDGTGKNWFVSVDASTIEENIDNLAAQVGTTNNGSTDEVNLLPDSHPKSLFNVVDLSLQLDESSRLAKQRASVAEQLGLDFAGNEELNNSSIVAYKGDCYRKVMSLADDNNGSNPPILEKYDEPGKEKEVQATPTGSVGGGSGDGIGDMQGSAPSDGALTTGSGAKKKNKRKRKSKDITDDLSGKEKEASGCQSGENESQQESAANKRRKIEEENRGDGSVKENEIVLSDSNKEISKHPTISQHYLVNNQKNAHAALHCLSSETLDGLSLLAASQGSGKGNKKKKSVNPLNLETAAVPSSTDVTGETMEVNPKDFSKEPDTVPVPVQGVTISESCAVSVKEKHTDPVQEDGRPSSQGIDMSDTDTTNAKSRHDAPELAAASAAKKRSPKNTILDDSQKPATDQVDGLEEEREALHPGSMLHEKCKPSDMRSKEAVNTSELVEASETVYPGTHSKKRKKSKRTRALLSTTLTLGTENVKSSTTADAASIEPHKDVNGDDSNYKGNQEDSNLAEKEMEEVSEMDKDVAVTSQLAGASEAVNPGTPSKKKKKSKRTRDLLSRTPGSGTENANSSAAAATSSNDHHKAASGDDSKDRVNQEESNLHAKEGKEVVEKDKVVVASELVEASETVNPGTPSKKRKKSKRTTDLLIRTPASGTEHVNISAAADAASTEPHEAVNGNDSTDKVNQEEINLLAKEGKEVSEVDREVVVTSELVEASEAVNCGTPLKKRKKSKRTRDLLSGTPTSGTEPNSSVADTSPTERHNSVNGDDSNDNGNKEENSMAAKKGKVVLEMDAASTFRLATDTEIDDVIENVVKSAVNGCPSKIDHSDKAGHGMEVSCRSDRINFNEYFVPNQDLGKTAASGEVLVDKATKAKQVGGMNSNKKKKKLDALSRVPSFDLHGSSRLNVNDGIGEKPPAGGVKVPPSSKSDKISSTPAEARKSGALGLVVTNTFAKNNKEPSAASYSSLESSRKTRARGHGSDKQHNQTNGREVSPANVEGVVNSSQRKKSLIGKSGTIFQDDNYEHSAEDRTESSDSSTRTPSDNSLSSDYSDGESNSDFNSSQNGYYCLKSKEGGGKNIKKPLPDLGENP from the exons ATGGCCGATTTCTACACTGTCTTCATAGACACCACTCTCGACACTCACCTCGCCTTCATTGTCTCCGCTTCCGACACTGTCTCCGACCTCAAGA AGAAAATACTTCATGAACACAAGCTCTGTTTTCCGACCAACGGGGACATTAAAATTCATGCTTTGAAG GTAAAACGTCGAGGGATCTTGTACCATCTATCAGAATCCATGTTTGTAAAGAGTGCCTTTGATGGCACCGGTAAAAATTGGTTTGTTAGTGTTGATGCTTCTACTATAGAGGAGAATATTGACAACCTAGCAGCTCAGGTTGGTACCACAAACAATGGTTCAACTGACGAGGTTAACCTTCTCCCTGATAGCCATCCAAAAAGCTTGTTCAATGTTGTTGATTTATCCCTGCAGCTAGATGAGAGTAGTCGGCTTGCAAAACAGAGGGCTTCTGTTGCTGAACAGCTAGGTTTGGATTTTGCTGGAAACGaagaattaaataattcaaGCATAGTTGCATATAAAGGTGATTGTTACCGCAAGGTTATGTCACTGGCTGATGACAACAATGGGTCAAATCCTCCTATATTGGAGAAATATGATGAACCTGGCAAGGAAAAGGAAGTACAAGCAACACCAACTGGAAGTGTGGGAGGGGGTTCTGGGGATGGGATTGGTGATATGCAAGGCAGTGCACCATCAGATGGAGCTCTCACAACAGGATCTGGTgcgaagaaaaagaataaaaggaagaggAAAAGTAAGGATATTACAGATGACCTctctggaaaagaaaaggaggccTCAGGATGTCAATCTGGTGAAAATGAATCACAACAAGAGAGTGCTGCGAATAAAAGGCGTAAAATTGAGGAGGAAAACAGGGGTGATGGTTCTGTCAAGGAGAATGAAATTGTCCTTTCTGATTCTAATAAAGAGATATCCAAGCACCCTACAATCTCTCAGCACTATTTAGTAAACAATCAGAAAAATGCACACGCTGCTTTACACTGTTTATCTTCTGAAACTTTGGACGGTCTCAGTTTGCTAGCAGCCTCTCAAGGCAGTGGGAAGgggaacaagaaaaagaaatctgtAAATCCTCTTAATCTAGAAACTGCTGCTGTTCCTTCATCCACCGATGTTACAGGAGAGACCATGGAAGTTAACCCCAAGGATTTCAGCAAAGAGCCCGATACAGTACCTGTTCCTGTCCAGGGAGTAACAATTTCTGAGTCTTGCGCTGTCTCTGTGAAGGAAAAACACACAGATCCTGTCCAAGAAGATGGTAGACCCTCTTCACAAG GGATTGATATGAGTGACACGGATACTACCAATGCAAAAAGTAGACATGATGCCCCTGAACTAGCTGCTGCATCCGCTGCCAAAAAAAGGAGTCCAAAGAATACCATCCTTGACGATAGTCAGAAACCTGCAACTGATCAGGTTGATGGTCTCGAAGAGGAAAGAGAGGCATTGCACCCCGGATCTATGCTACATGAGAAGTGCAAACCATCTGACATGAGATCTAAAGAAGCAGTTAATACTTCTGAATTGGTTGAAGCTAGTGAAACTGTATATCCTGGGACACattcaaagaagagaaagaaatctaAGAGGACAAGGGCTTTGTTGAGCACAACGCTAACATTAGGTACCGAAAATGTTAAAAGCTCCACAACTGCTGACGCTGCTTCAATTGAGCCTCATAAAGACGTGAATGGGGATGATTCCAATTATAAAGGTAATCAAGAGGATAGCAATTTGGCTGAAAAGGAAATGGAAGAAGTATCAGAAATGGATAAAGATGTGGCTGTCACTTCTCAATTGGCTGGGGCTAGTGAAGCTGTGAATCCTGGGAcaccatcaaagaaaaaaaagaagtctaaAAGGACGAGGGATTTGTTAAGCAGAACACCAGGATCAGGTACAGAAAATGCAAATAGCTCTGCAGCTGCTGCCACTAGTTCAAACGACCACCATAAAGCTGCAAGTGGAGATGATTCCAAAGATAGAGTTAATCAAGAGGAAAGCAATTTGCATGCAAAGGAAGGGAAAGAAGTAGTGGAAAAGGATAAAGTTGTTGTCGCTTCTGAATTGGTTGAGGCTAGTGAAACTGTGAATCCTGGGACaccatcaaagaaaagaaagaagtccAAAAGGACAACAGATTTGTTAATCAGAACACCAGCATCAGGTACAGAACATGTTAATATCTCTGCTGCTGCTGACGCTGCTTCAACTGAGCCTCATGAAGCTGTGAATGGGAATGATTCCACTGATAAAGTTAACCAGGAGGAAATCAATCTGCTGGCGAAGGAAGGGAAAGAGGTATCGGAAGTGGATAGAGAAGTAGTGGTCACTTCTGAGTTAGTTGAGGCTAGTGAAGCTGTGAATTGTGGGACaccattaaagaaaagaaagaagtccAAACGGACTAGGGATTTATTAAGCGGAACACCAACATCAGGTACAGAACCTAATAGTTCTGTGGCTGACACTTCTCCTACTGAGCGTCATAATTCAGTGAATGGCGATGATTCCAATGATAATGGAAATAAAGAGGAAAACAGTATGGCTGCAAAGAAAGGGAAAGTGGTGTTAGAAATGGATGCAGCAAGTACTTTTCGTCTAGCTACTGATACAGAAATTGATGATGTGATTGAGAATGTAGTCAAATCTGCTGTCAATGGTTGTCCATCTAAAATTGATCATTCTGACAAAGCTGGTCATGGTATGGAAGTTTCCTGCAGAAGCGATAGGATCAACTTCAACGAGTACTTTGTGCCTAACCAAGACCTTGGCAAAACTGCTGCTTCTGGTGAGGTGCTTGTTGACAAAGcaacaaaagcaaaacaagTTGGTGGTATGAATtctaacaagaagaagaagaagctagaTGCACTTTCTCGTGTTCCATCATTTGATTTACATGGTTCATCAAGGTTAAATGTGAATGATGGAATTGGAGAAAAGCCTCCAGCTGGCGGGGTTAAAGTTCCACCATCTAGCAAGTCTGATAAGATCAGCTCCACTCCTGCAGAAGCTAGAAAATCTGGTGCTTTGGGGCTCGTTGTCACCAATACCTTTGCAAAGAACAACAAAGAACCCTCTGCTGCATCATATTCTAGCTTGGAAAGTTCTAGAAAAACAAGGGCTAGAGGGCATGGTTCAGATAAACAACACAATCAAACGAATGGTAGAGAAGTTTCCCCTGCTAATGTTGAGGGTGTTGTAAATAGTTCACAACGTAAAAAGAGCTTGATAGGAAAATCGGGCACAATATTCCAGGATGATAATTATGAGCATTCTGCAGAGGATAGAACTGAGAGTTCAGATTCCAGCACTAGAACTCCTTCAGATAATTCATTGTCTTCTGACTACTCAGACGGAGAAAGCAATTCAGATTTTAACTCATCTCAAAATG GATATTACTGCTTGAAAAGCAAGGAAGGTGGTGGAAAGAACATCAAAAAACCACT GCCTGACCTTGGAGAAAATCCTTAG
- the LOC7477064 gene encoding uncharacterized protein LOC7477064 isoform X1, translated as MADFYTVFIDTTLDTHLAFIVSASDTVSDLKKKILHEHKLCFPTNGDIKIHALKVKRRGILYHLSESMFVKSAFDGTGKNWFVSVDASTIEENIDNLAAQVGTTNNGSTDEVNLLPDSHPKSLFNVVDLSLQLDESSRLAKQRASVAEQLGLDFAGNEELNNSSIVAYKGDCYRKVMSLADDNNGSNPPILEKYDEPGKEKEVQATPTGSVGGGSGDGIGDMQGSAPSDGALTTGSGAKKKNKRKRKSKDITDDLSGKEKEASGCQSGENESQQESAANKRRKIEEENRGDGSVKENEIVLSDSNKEISKHPTISQHYLVNNQKNAHAALHCLSSETLDGLSLLAASQGSGKGNKKKKSVNPLNLETAAVPSSTDVTGETMEVNPKDFSKEPDTVPVPVQGVTISESCAVSVKEKHTDPVQEDGRPSSQGIDMSDTDTTNAKSRHDAPELAAASAAKKRSPKNTILDDSQKPATDQVDGLEEEREALHPGSMLHEKCKPSDMRSKEAVNTSELVEASETVYPGTHSKKRKKSKRTRALLSTTLTLGTENVKSSTTADAASIEPHKDVNGDDSNYKGNQEDSNLAEKEMEEVSEMDKDVAVTSQLAGASEAVNPGTPSKKKKKSKRTRDLLSRTPGSGTENANSSAAAATSSNDHHKAASGDDSKDRVNQEESNLHAKEGKEVVEKDKVVVASELVEASETVNPGTPSKKRKKSKRTTDLLIRTPASGTEHVNISAAADAASTEPHEAVNGNDSTDKVNQEEINLLAKEGKEVSEVDREVVVTSELVEASEAVNCGTPLKKRKKSKRTRDLLSGTPTSGTEPNSSVADTSPTERHNSVNGDDSNDNGNKEENSMAAKKGKVVLEMDAASTFRLATDTEIDDVIENVVKSAVNGCPSKIDHSDKAGHGMEVSCRSDRINFNEYFVPNQDLGKTAASGEVLVDKATKAKQVGGMNSNKKKKKLDALSRVPSFDLHGSSRLNVNDGIGEKPPAGGVKVPPSSKSDKISSTPAEARKSGALGLVVTNTFAKNNKEPSAASYSSLESSRKTRARGHGSDKQHNQTNGREVSPANVEGVVNSSQRKKSLIGKSGTIFQDDNYEHSAEDRTESSDSSTRTPSDNSLSSDYSDGESNSDFNSSQNGYYCLKSKEGGGKNIKKPLSGLTLEKILRSSSRYKKAKLTASQSQLEDTENEPVDFVPDSQANP; from the exons ATGGCCGATTTCTACACTGTCTTCATAGACACCACTCTCGACACTCACCTCGCCTTCATTGTCTCCGCTTCCGACACTGTCTCCGACCTCAAGA AGAAAATACTTCATGAACACAAGCTCTGTTTTCCGACCAACGGGGACATTAAAATTCATGCTTTGAAG GTAAAACGTCGAGGGATCTTGTACCATCTATCAGAATCCATGTTTGTAAAGAGTGCCTTTGATGGCACCGGTAAAAATTGGTTTGTTAGTGTTGATGCTTCTACTATAGAGGAGAATATTGACAACCTAGCAGCTCAGGTTGGTACCACAAACAATGGTTCAACTGACGAGGTTAACCTTCTCCCTGATAGCCATCCAAAAAGCTTGTTCAATGTTGTTGATTTATCCCTGCAGCTAGATGAGAGTAGTCGGCTTGCAAAACAGAGGGCTTCTGTTGCTGAACAGCTAGGTTTGGATTTTGCTGGAAACGaagaattaaataattcaaGCATAGTTGCATATAAAGGTGATTGTTACCGCAAGGTTATGTCACTGGCTGATGACAACAATGGGTCAAATCCTCCTATATTGGAGAAATATGATGAACCTGGCAAGGAAAAGGAAGTACAAGCAACACCAACTGGAAGTGTGGGAGGGGGTTCTGGGGATGGGATTGGTGATATGCAAGGCAGTGCACCATCAGATGGAGCTCTCACAACAGGATCTGGTgcgaagaaaaagaataaaaggaagaggAAAAGTAAGGATATTACAGATGACCTctctggaaaagaaaaggaggccTCAGGATGTCAATCTGGTGAAAATGAATCACAACAAGAGAGTGCTGCGAATAAAAGGCGTAAAATTGAGGAGGAAAACAGGGGTGATGGTTCTGTCAAGGAGAATGAAATTGTCCTTTCTGATTCTAATAAAGAGATATCCAAGCACCCTACAATCTCTCAGCACTATTTAGTAAACAATCAGAAAAATGCACACGCTGCTTTACACTGTTTATCTTCTGAAACTTTGGACGGTCTCAGTTTGCTAGCAGCCTCTCAAGGCAGTGGGAAGgggaacaagaaaaagaaatctgtAAATCCTCTTAATCTAGAAACTGCTGCTGTTCCTTCATCCACCGATGTTACAGGAGAGACCATGGAAGTTAACCCCAAGGATTTCAGCAAAGAGCCCGATACAGTACCTGTTCCTGTCCAGGGAGTAACAATTTCTGAGTCTTGCGCTGTCTCTGTGAAGGAAAAACACACAGATCCTGTCCAAGAAGATGGTAGACCCTCTTCACAAG GGATTGATATGAGTGACACGGATACTACCAATGCAAAAAGTAGACATGATGCCCCTGAACTAGCTGCTGCATCCGCTGCCAAAAAAAGGAGTCCAAAGAATACCATCCTTGACGATAGTCAGAAACCTGCAACTGATCAGGTTGATGGTCTCGAAGAGGAAAGAGAGGCATTGCACCCCGGATCTATGCTACATGAGAAGTGCAAACCATCTGACATGAGATCTAAAGAAGCAGTTAATACTTCTGAATTGGTTGAAGCTAGTGAAACTGTATATCCTGGGACACattcaaagaagagaaagaaatctaAGAGGACAAGGGCTTTGTTGAGCACAACGCTAACATTAGGTACCGAAAATGTTAAAAGCTCCACAACTGCTGACGCTGCTTCAATTGAGCCTCATAAAGACGTGAATGGGGATGATTCCAATTATAAAGGTAATCAAGAGGATAGCAATTTGGCTGAAAAGGAAATGGAAGAAGTATCAGAAATGGATAAAGATGTGGCTGTCACTTCTCAATTGGCTGGGGCTAGTGAAGCTGTGAATCCTGGGAcaccatcaaagaaaaaaaagaagtctaaAAGGACGAGGGATTTGTTAAGCAGAACACCAGGATCAGGTACAGAAAATGCAAATAGCTCTGCAGCTGCTGCCACTAGTTCAAACGACCACCATAAAGCTGCAAGTGGAGATGATTCCAAAGATAGAGTTAATCAAGAGGAAAGCAATTTGCATGCAAAGGAAGGGAAAGAAGTAGTGGAAAAGGATAAAGTTGTTGTCGCTTCTGAATTGGTTGAGGCTAGTGAAACTGTGAATCCTGGGACaccatcaaagaaaagaaagaagtccAAAAGGACAACAGATTTGTTAATCAGAACACCAGCATCAGGTACAGAACATGTTAATATCTCTGCTGCTGCTGACGCTGCTTCAACTGAGCCTCATGAAGCTGTGAATGGGAATGATTCCACTGATAAAGTTAACCAGGAGGAAATCAATCTGCTGGCGAAGGAAGGGAAAGAGGTATCGGAAGTGGATAGAGAAGTAGTGGTCACTTCTGAGTTAGTTGAGGCTAGTGAAGCTGTGAATTGTGGGACaccattaaagaaaagaaagaagtccAAACGGACTAGGGATTTATTAAGCGGAACACCAACATCAGGTACAGAACCTAATAGTTCTGTGGCTGACACTTCTCCTACTGAGCGTCATAATTCAGTGAATGGCGATGATTCCAATGATAATGGAAATAAAGAGGAAAACAGTATGGCTGCAAAGAAAGGGAAAGTGGTGTTAGAAATGGATGCAGCAAGTACTTTTCGTCTAGCTACTGATACAGAAATTGATGATGTGATTGAGAATGTAGTCAAATCTGCTGTCAATGGTTGTCCATCTAAAATTGATCATTCTGACAAAGCTGGTCATGGTATGGAAGTTTCCTGCAGAAGCGATAGGATCAACTTCAACGAGTACTTTGTGCCTAACCAAGACCTTGGCAAAACTGCTGCTTCTGGTGAGGTGCTTGTTGACAAAGcaacaaaagcaaaacaagTTGGTGGTATGAATtctaacaagaagaagaagaagctagaTGCACTTTCTCGTGTTCCATCATTTGATTTACATGGTTCATCAAGGTTAAATGTGAATGATGGAATTGGAGAAAAGCCTCCAGCTGGCGGGGTTAAAGTTCCACCATCTAGCAAGTCTGATAAGATCAGCTCCACTCCTGCAGAAGCTAGAAAATCTGGTGCTTTGGGGCTCGTTGTCACCAATACCTTTGCAAAGAACAACAAAGAACCCTCTGCTGCATCATATTCTAGCTTGGAAAGTTCTAGAAAAACAAGGGCTAGAGGGCATGGTTCAGATAAACAACACAATCAAACGAATGGTAGAGAAGTTTCCCCTGCTAATGTTGAGGGTGTTGTAAATAGTTCACAACGTAAAAAGAGCTTGATAGGAAAATCGGGCACAATATTCCAGGATGATAATTATGAGCATTCTGCAGAGGATAGAACTGAGAGTTCAGATTCCAGCACTAGAACTCCTTCAGATAATTCATTGTCTTCTGACTACTCAGACGGAGAAAGCAATTCAGATTTTAACTCATCTCAAAATG GATATTACTGCTTGAAAAGCAAGGAAGGTGGTGGAAAGAACATCAAAAAACCACT tTCAGGCCTGACCTTGGAGAAAATCCTTAGAAGTTCAAGCAGATATAAAAAGGCCAAGCTAACAGCTTCCCAGTCGCAGCTCGAGGACACTGAAAATGAGCCTGTTGATTTTGTTCCAGACAGCCAAGCAAACCCTTGA